One stretch of Daphnia pulicaria isolate SC F1-1A chromosome 8, SC_F0-13Bv2, whole genome shotgun sequence DNA includes these proteins:
- the LOC124311169 gene encoding neuropeptide SIFamide receptor-like, whose protein sequence is MVLGVNMGTGSHSTNITADRPEFFSIEDAFQSDGQWANTSDAFNLSQTGTTEDDFYRHSPIVTTVYCLAYSSVFLLGLVGNCLVVAVVFRAPRMRTVTNYFIVNLAIADILVVLFCLPATLLSNIFVPWILGETMCKLVAYVQGVSVVASIDSLVAVSLDRVLAICFPMRFQITGRRARLIILLIWIVALTTTIPWPLYFHLVSAFPASPEIRLCLEEWPSERDKDLYFILANVVFCYLLPLFLILLCYVMIWIRVWRRSIPTESKDAHIDRLQQRSKVKVVKMLVVVVIIFMLSWLPLYAIFIRIKLGNEQMETWEDFLLPYVTPVAQWLGASNSCINPVLYAYFNQKYRRGFTAIIQSGSCCGTIRTTAADYEQRYITTTEVQKGASFERSRRDTQARRSIPNASTPVDTKPTIRTGNKTIVHEPRDDHQPQSGMLNSALVNTSKDNIELNALHRKGKSDDL, encoded by the exons ATGGTGTTAGGTGTTAACATGGGGACCGGCAGCCATTCCACGAAC ATAACAGCAGACCGGCCGGAATTCTTCTCTATCGAGGACGCCTTCCAGTCTGACGGGCAATGGGCCAACACTAGCGACGCCTTCAATTTGAGCCAAACGGGGACTACTGAGGATGACTTTTATCGGCACTCGCCCATCGTCACAACCGTGTACTGTCTGGCTT ACTCGTCGGTATTCCTACTGGGTCTCGTCGGCAACTGTCtggtcgtcgccgtcgtcttCAGAGCTCCTCGGATGCGGACAGTCACCAACTACTTCATC GTGAATTTGGCTATCGCTGACATCCTCGTCGTTCTGTTTTGTCTGCCGGCTACTCTGCTCTCCAATATCTTTGTCC ctTGGATTCTCGGCGAGACGATGTGCAAATTG GTGGCCTACGTTCAGGGAGTTTCGGTTGTTGCATCAATAGATTCCCTCGTCGCTGTGTCGTTGGACAG AGTTCTGGCCATCTGTTTCCCGATGCGATTTCAAATCACCGGACGCCGTGCCCGCCTCATCATCCTGCTTATTTGGATCGTCGCCTTGACAACGACCATTCCATGGCCACTTTACTTTCATTTGGTGAGCGCCTTTCCGGCCAGCCCAGAGATTCGTCTCTGTCTGGAAGAATGGCCCAGCGAGCGGGATAAGGACCTGTATTTCATTTTGGCCAACGTCGTCTTTTGCTACTTGCTGCCGCTCTTTCTCATCTTGCTCTGCTACGTCATGATATGGATCCGAGTCTGGAGGAGATCCATCCCCACCGAGAGCAAAGACGCTCACATCGACCGATTACAGCAAAGATCTAAG GTGAAGGTCGTCAAAATGCTGGTGGTGGTCGTGATTATATTTATGCTTTCGTGGCTGCCACTCTACGCCATTTTCATTCGAATCAAATTGGGAAACGAGCAAATGGAAACGTGGGAAGACTTTCTACTGCCCTACGTCACGCCCGTCGCCCAGTGGCTGGGAGCCTCAAATTCCTGCATTAATCCGGTCCTGTATGCATATTTCAATCAGAAATACCGACGAGGGTTCACGGCAATCATACAAAGTGGATCCTGCTGCGGGACTATCCGTACGACGGCTGCCGATTACGAGCAGCGTTACATAACGACGACCGAAGTTCAAAAGGGCGCTTCTTTTGAACGATCCAGGAGGGATACGCAAGCCAGGAGGTCGATTCCGAACGCGTCTACACCCGTCGATACCAAGCCAACCATCAGAACTGGCAACAAGACCATCGTTCACGAGCCCCGAGACGATCATCAACCGCAATCGGGAATGCTCAACTCGGCGTTAGTTAACACCAGCAAAGACAACATCGAGCTCAATGCCCTCCATCGCAAAGGGAAGTCGGATGATTTGTAA
- the LOC124310835 gene encoding cadherin-89D-like produces MESFFLLLALFRLSCFVCYAESNFSVTDNAQQLPVLFTRSVYRGSIREHFPFKNETIRQLVPIVPAIRIQRTVQYSDGTLAITEPDTRSSISTVRYTILSGNDDGYFTMDPLDGDVFLVRQIDREQLPGSAVGDRFVLTIQAASSLEISSATSSRARIFIDIEDINDNLPAFDTNDYTISIVENLPINFHVLQLSATDNDLGENSRFTYRLNDTSGAFMIDPVTGWLSVTNSTPLDRERVSRLALQVEAVEQKPNLLTDNVSTARIDIELTDANDNSPIFQPTNLYSFVVEATAGAGTVIGQVEAVDADAEDNGHVNYVIQHQQEGVRSGQAGKTGRNVRLGPLFNHTAKNGDPDVPFSIHPRSGHVIVTDTPLTMKSYSLFVEASDQPANPSERRHSLAVVQISVLSPATMVPKFANTPYEFWIGAEAPVDTSVGQVKTEGFREHDDVRYTVKHKFRNPVPFTVDSRSGIIRVTDDLKAPATFTLNVTASDNIRDPVTTTLTIRVVDQALGGSLKSQALHEQGFYHFSVVENVPAGSFGQIVYQTNGDVLSESDPAESFEFLPVDQKAPGWGYFKLARNGTLYTRRSLDRELMTSNLTLFVTVVEKEQNRDTLQVTVTVVDTNDNPPVFSKQRYLGRVAENAPAGTRVQLRQPIKAEDADSWPHNVIHYSLTGNGSRLFRIDPIGGELSVVRSKSLDRERTAFYNLTVTATDGALNAHAQLTILIEDINDNAPHISGFFPTVGVVALERSANRQEFRDEGVIIVCADGSCSTPIDVEQREPEELPPGRLMATYSRFRNHLLRVLDDWIDQAERAIDQTPPDEEEILERAFQEILYNSSILIQVPDNVMVNSSLGVFSVEDKDETSPVKTDQLSFSIVPGTLHEDLFGVVAESGSLYMNKPLQLETVYLIDVQVRDQHGLQSTANVAIQLTEVNLHRPLFNSSYYELLLPEGDYNESSFITIEAFDDDTGDNGRLVYSIIDSSPSPFWINQKTGLLVVNGSIDREQTEFFRLTVQAADEGFPPLKSRADVVIYITDINDNAPQFDLPSGGVNENGLQPLYSVSLTDGTPPGTAVIRVRATDADADLQTNGNVTYRLGSHQNQFTIDKLTGSISTLVTMDRARSESEYNLLVVATDDGTPRQSTVSVVRITITEACHPDPAARRQQSITLDENVPTPIALLNLTNFDDSRSEELVHLSLLRIEPNWPDAQSRFKLDHVEPVLWLTEALDRELRDSYSVHLRVQHSGRRNNSTRNSKCAGFEEEELVLNIRVADINDNPPIFADQNPLIVVVPSSTPIGFPVITIAVVDADEGNNAAIKYTMTPDAAVSDDYNNQLDWTSAFVMDPNSGVVSVASSVDRLVGRILSFQVNATDRNGGGLSVSSALELSLHILDRSHEVVLVLATTTEDLINQSEHISGVVSDVSGHQVWIRSLDPHIDGDTADGSMTDVVLYARNRTGESIVPSEDLFRVLNVKRNALDQKLSSYHLREIRQTNRNTKSLPSLPDIKIDVLEVTLIAMGAAVLLGAIVAVVCICLSRLKHKKRTKPGVPPSTMARSMAMDYHLQSVRNMTSMSSSYNDSSQAELMSRDSSASSENYFEVPVDKGHPLYVSALPPSHQKQRYKKAASTPSCPSCKRVKAHRCKCSGKRQMTVPRSLPGSDSWLLKRKSDDPFCRLHSLPPSSRTRNTLSSRSAMNEPELTSSNTKLVRLHLAPRRTRSMRADQSTSASSAHCREDNSGQPIYSRHSNKLHRPKSHRCHQHRQRRPSSSSSPSSPSIVQIHQRRQIFSQPIGGGGHRYPKSTSTTDTFDDSLESSSRQQRRKW; encoded by the exons ATGGAGTCGTTCTTTCTCCTTCTAGCACTATTCCGCCTGTCTTGCTTCGTTTGCTACGCCG AATCGAATTTCAGCGTAACCGATAACGCCCAACAGTTGCCCGTGCTGTTCACCCGCTCCGTTTACAGAGGCTCCATTCGAGAACACTTTCCTTTCAAG AACGAAACGATCCGGCAACTGGTGCCGATCGTGCCGGCCATCCGCATCCAGCGCACCGTCCAATACTCGGACGGCACTCTGGCCATAACCGAGCCCGACACGCGCTCCTCCATTTCAACCGTCAGATACACGATCCTCAGCGGCAACGATGACGGTTACTTCACCATGGACCCGCTCGACGGCGATGTGTTCCTTGTCCGCCAGATCGACAGGGAGCAATTGCCGGGATCGGCCGTTGGCGACCGATTCGTCCTCACCATCCAGGCCGCTTCATCGCTAGAAATCTCATCCGCCACATCATCCCGCGCCAGAATTTTTATCGACATCGAAGACATCAACGATAATTTACCCGCCTTCGACACCAATGACTATACCATCAGTATCGTGGAGAACCTGCCCATCAATTTCCATGTTCTCCAACTATCGGCAACTGATAATGACCTG GGAGAAAACTCGAGATTTACATATCGATTGAACGACACGAGTGGTGCGTTCATGATCGATCCCGTCACTGGCTGGTTGAGTGTGACCAATTCGACGCCTCTGGATCGGGAAAGAGTTTCCCGCTTGGCGTTGCAAGTCGAGGCCGTCGAGCAGAAACCAAACCTGTTGACGGACAATGTGTCCACCGCCCGGATTGACATAGAGCTCACCGATGCAAATGACAATAGCCCCATCTTTCAACCCACTAACCTATATTCATTCGTCGTGGAGGCCACAGCCGGAGCAGGAACTGTGATCGGCCAA GTCGAAGCCGTAGATGCCGATGCCGAAGATAATGGACATGTCAACTATGTCATCCAGCATCAGCAGGAAGGTGTTCGAAGTGGTCAAGCTGGTAAAACCGGTCGCAATGTCCGACTTGGGCCACTTTTCAATCACACGGCCAAAAACGGCGATCCAGATGTACCGTTCAGCATTCATCCTCGTTCTGGCCATGTGATTGTGACCGATACACCTTTAACTATGAAATCCTACTCCCTTTTCGTCGAAGCCAGCGACCAACCGGCCAATCCTAGCGAGCGCAGGCATTCGCTGGCCGTAGTTCAG ATTTCGGTGTTGTCGCCGGCGACGATGGTCCCGAAATTTGCCAACACCCCTTACGAGTTTTGGATCGGAGCCGAAGCGCCTGTTGACACGAGCGTTGGCCAGGTGAAAACGGAAGGTTTTCGGGAGCATGACGACGTTCGTTACACAGTGAAGCACAAATTCCGCAACCCAG TTCCATTCACCGTGGATTCCAGAAGCGGAATAATCCGCGTGACGGATGACTTGAAAGCGCCAGCAACCTTCACATTGAATGTCACGGCCAGTGACAACATCCGAGACCCAGTCACGACAACTTTGACGATTCGCGTCGTCGACCAGGCCCTTGGTGGATCCCTCAAATCGCAAGCGTTACACGAGCAGGGATTTTATCACTTTAGTGTCGTTGAAAATGTTCCGGCCGGTTCGTTCGGCCAAATCGTTTACCAGACCAACGGAGACGTATTGAGCGAGTCGGACCCTGCCGAATCATTTGAATTCCTTCCTGTGGACCAGAAAGCTCCCGGTTGGGGGTATTTCAAGTTGGCCCGTAACGGCACGCTCTACACACGCCGGTCACTGGATCGTGAACTGATGACGTCAAATCTGACACTGTTCGTGACTGTTGTTGAAAAGGAACAAAATCGCGATACGCTGCAAGTAACCGTTACGGTTGTTGATACAAATGATAATCCACCAGTTTTCAGCAAGCAGCGCTATCTCGGTCGGGTGGCCGAGAATGCTCCGGCTGGAACTCGAGTTCAATTGCGTCAACCCATTAAGGCCGAGGATGCCGATTCGTGGCCACATAATGTGATTCATTACTCACTCACGGGCAACGGAAGTCGTCTTTTCCGAATCGACCCGATAGGTGGCGAGCTGTCTGTGGTCCGCTCCAAGTCGCTGGATCGAGAGCGGACAGCTTTTTACAATTTAACTGTAACGGCCACTGATGGAGCCCTCAATGCTCACGCCCAGTTAACCATTCTAATCGAAGAta TAAACGATAATGCACCACACATTTCGGGTTTCTTCCCTACCGTCGGCGTCGTGGCGCTGGAACGCTCGGCAAACCGACAGGAATTTCGTGACGAAGGAGTCATCATCGTTTGTGCCGACGGATCGTGTTCTACACCCATCGACGTGGAACAAAGGGAGCCAGAAGAGTTACCACCCGGTCGTTTAATGGCCACATACAGTCGATTCCGCAATCACCTGCTGAGAGTATTGGATGACTGGATCGACCAGGCCGAACGGGCAATCGATCAGACACCTCCGGATGAAGAGGAAATTCTAGAACGAGCTTTCCAGGAGATTTTGTACAATTCTTCCATTCTTATTCAG GTTCCGGATAATGTTATGGTGAATTCGAGTCTTGGAGTATTTAGTGTCGAAGACAAGGATGAAACCAGCCCAGTGAAAACCGaccaactttctttttctattgtgCCTGGGACTTTGCACGAAGATCTTTTTGGTGTTGTTGCAGAAAGCGGATCTCTATACATGAACAAGCCTTTGCAATTGGAAACAGTCTACTTGATTGACGTGCAAGTCCGGGACCAACATGGACTTCAATCGACAGCCAACGTCGCTATCCAGTTGACCGAAGTAAACCTACACCGCCCATTGTTCAACAGCTCTTACTACGAGCTTCTCCTTCCTGAGGGTGATTACAACGAATCCTCTTTCATTACCATCGAAGCCTTTGACGACGATACAGGTGACAATGGCCGCCTCGTTTATTCAATAATCGATTCGTCTCCATCGCCTTTCTGGATTAATCAAAAGACGGGACTGTTGGTAGTCAACGGCTCGATCGATCGCGAACAGACGGAATTTTTCCGGTTAACGGTCCAAGCTGCCGACGAAGGATTCCCTCCGCTCAAATCCCGGGCTGATGTCGTGATCTACATTACCGACATCAATGACAACGCGCCACAATTTGACCTGCCGTCAGGTGGTGTTAACGAAAATGGTCTCCAACCTTTGTACTCCGTATCCCTGACGGACGGGACACCTCCGGGAACCGCGGTTATCAGAGTACGAGCTACCGATGCAGATGCAGATTTACAAACTAATGGAAATGTCACTTACCGTCTCGGTAGCCATCAGAATCAATTTACTATTGATAAACTGACAGGCTCCATTTCAACACTGGTGACAATGGACCGCGCTCGAAGTGAAAGCGAATACAATCTGTTGGTAGTGGCCACAGACGATGGAACGCCTAGACAGAGCACGGTGAGCGTCGTGCGGATCACCATCACGGAAGCCTGCCATCCTGATCCGGCTGCGCGGCGCCAGCAATCGATCACGCTGGATGAAAATGTTCCTACCCCGATCGCTCTCCTTAATTTGACCAATTTTGATGACAGTCGATCAGAAGAACTGGTTCATCTTTCACTGTTACGAATCGAACCCAACTGGCCGGACGCTCAGTCACGGTTTAAGCTGGACCACGTCGAGCCGGTTCTTTGGCTGACGGAGGCCTTGGATCGTGAGCTTCGAGACTCTTATTCCGTTCACTTGAGAGTTCAACATTCCGGACGCCGAAATAACAGTACCAGAAATTCGAAATGTGCTGGATTCGAAGAAGAGGAACTGGTTTTAAACATCCGAGTCGCAGATATCAATGATAATCCTCCCATCTTTGCTGACCAAAATCCTCTGATTGTAGTCGTCCCTTCCAGCACTCCGATCGGATTTCCGGTCATCACCATAGCT gttgtGGATGCTGACGAGGGAAACAATGCGGCCATCAAATATACGATGACACCTGATGCAGCAGTATCGGATGATTATAACAATCAACTCGATTGGACCTCCGCTTTCGTCATGGATCCCAACAGCGGAGTGGTTTCGGTGGCGTCATCTGTTGATAGGCTAGTCGGTCGCATTCTATCGTTTCAAGTTAACGCGACTGACCGAAACGGAGGAGGCCTATCAGTTTCTTCGGCACTTGAGCTCTCT TTGCACATTTTGGATCGCTCGCATGAAGTGGTTCTAGTCTTGGCCACCACGACGGAAGATCTGATCAACCAATCGGAACACATCAGCGG TGTGGTCAGCGATGTTAGTGGTCATCAGGTGTGGATTAGAAGTTTGGACCCGCACATCGACGGCGACACGGCCGATGGATCAAT GACGGACGTGGTCCTCTACGCCCGAAACCGCACCGGTGAATCGATCGTCCCATCCGAGGACTTGTTCag GGTATTGAATGTGAAACGGAACGCGCTGGATCAGAAGCTATCCAGTTATCATTTGAGAGAGATCCGCCAAACAAATCGAAACACGAAATCGCTCCCGTCTTTACCAGATATCAAAATTGACGTTTTGGAGGTGACCCTCATAGCCATGGGAGCGGCCGTTTTGCTGGGCGCCATCGTGGCCGTTGTTTGTATCTGCCTGTCACGACTTAAACACAA GAAGCGAACCAAACCGGGAGTACCGCCCAGCACAATGGCAAGGTCCATGGCCATGGATTACCACCTGCAGTCCGTTAGGAACATGACGTCAATGTCGTCCTCCTACAACGATTCCTCCCAAGCGGAATTGATGAGTAGAGACTCCTCTGCCAGCAGTGAGAATTATTTTGAAGTTCCGGTGGACAAGGGACATCCGCTTTACGTCTCAGCACTTCCACCTTCTCATCAGAAGCAGCGTTACAAGAAAGCCGCCTCAACCCCGAGCTGTCCGTCTTGTAAGCGGGTTAAAGCCCA TAGGTGCAAGTGTTCGGGGAAACGCCAAATGACAGTGCCCAGAAGTCTTCCAGGATCGGATAGCTGGTTGTTAAAACGCAAAAGCGACGATCCCTTCTGTCGTCTGCATTCTTTACCTCCTTCATCCCGCACTCGGAACACGCTCTCCTCTCGGTCAGCGATGAACGAACCGGAACTGACTTCCAGTAACACGAAACTAGTACGTCTCCACCTCGCACCACGGCGGACGAGATCGATGCGGGCAGATCAATCCACCAGCGCATCCTCAGCCCATTGTCGAGAGGACAACAGCGGACAGCCGATTTATTCGCGACACTCGAATAAACTGCACCGACCCAAGAGCCACCGCTGCCATCAGCACCGCCAACGACGTCCGTCTTCATCTTCGTCGCCTTCATCGCCTTCCATAGTTCAAATTCACCAACGTCGTCAGATATTCAGTCAACCGATAGGAGGTGGAGGGCATAGATATCCGAAATCAACCAGCACCAC GGACACGTTTGATGATTCGCTCGAGTCGTCCTCTCGACAGCAGCGAAGGAAGTGGTGA